TAATAAAGAAATGAGGACAATAAACGAAGCTAAATAACCTAACCATTCTAACCAATCAATCACCATTCTTCATAAAACCCCTTTCAAAAAGATCACCAAAAATGATAAACATAGTATAAACAAACATCATTTATCATAGTTTGTCAAAACCGTTTGACGATCATACATGTCGTCACCAATCACAGATCTATCCCTTTATTACGTGTACCATTTGTAGTAGCTACTATTACTATTCCTGTGCAAAACTTAAGCGTTAAAATGTATTCAGCAGGAGAGGGCTGAGCTATTTTATCTTAATAACCATTTTATTAACAACCGAAACTCCCTTGTAACGTTCCTTATTTTCAGTTTATTATGAAAACCGTGTTTATTCATGTATGATAGAAAAAAGGGTACCGGGCTTCAGGCTATATTTTTCAAAAAAGGAGAGAGGTTCATGAACATTACATCGTTTCCTAGGCGCCATTATAGTATGACACCTACACCAATAGAGAAGGCAGTACGTTTTTCTGAAACATTAAAAGGGCCGAACATATACATAAAACGAGATGATATGCTTGGTTTAACGGAGGGTGGTAACAAGACGAGAAAACTGGAATTTCTCATGGGTGATGCACTGCAAAAAGGGGCGGACACGATCATTACCGCAGGGGGAATTCAATCGAACCATTGCCGGTTAACCTTGGCTGCATGTATAAAGGAAGGATTGAAATGTATTCTCGTTTTAGAGGAAAACGAGGTGAATCAATTTCTCACAAAGACAAATGGAAATTTCCTGCTTTATCAGCTATTAGGCACCGAATCTATAAAGATTGTCTCGAACGGCACGGATGTTTATGAGGAAATGGAAATGATCGCAAAGAATGTGAAGAAGGACGGGGGAACGCCATATGTGATTCCCGTGGGCGGATCCAACGTCACAGGAATAACGGGTTATGCCGCTTGTGCAGAAGAGATTGAAAGGCAAGCAGAGGAAGAAGGGTTGCACTTCGACTACGTGGTATGTACGAGCGGAAGC
The Bacillus shivajii DNA segment above includes these coding regions:
- a CDS encoding D-cysteate sulfo-lyase, yielding MNITSFPRRHYSMTPTPIEKAVRFSETLKGPNIYIKRDDMLGLTEGGNKTRKLEFLMGDALQKGADTIITAGGIQSNHCRLTLAACIKEGLKCILVLEENEVNQFLTKTNGNFLLYQLLGTESIKIVSNGTDVYEEMEMIAKNVKKDGGTPYVIPVGGSNVTGITGYAACAEEIERQAEEEGLHFDYVVCTSGSGGMHAGLVTGFLGLESSTKVIGINVSREKHEQEENVYRLVKETAKHIGLDVAPARDTVTCFDEYVGPGYALPTDEMVEAVKLLAGTEAILLDPVYTGKTMAGVVDLIKKGFFKQDDNILFVHSGGTPAVYAYGPLFY